Proteins from one Lepidochelys kempii isolate rLepKem1 chromosome 6, rLepKem1.hap2, whole genome shotgun sequence genomic window:
- the KCNA4 gene encoding potassium voltage-gated channel subfamily A member 4, whose product MEVAMVSADSSGCNSHMPYGYAVQARARERERLAHSRAAAAAAVAAATAAVEGGASLGGGPYHHYHQVQSGGASSSHNGNASHSSLLQRQNSRRRKRGRKRSHYLGSRDCGASFPCSELLPLSGSEEKILKDLSEEEEEDEGEDEEDEEEGKFFYSDEDEVDEFSYLDQPPDDCGGGGPGGYSTIRYSEYECCERVVINVSGLRFETQLKTLAQFPDTLLGDPAKRGRYFDPLRNEYFFDRNRPSFDAILYYYQSGGRLKRPVNVPFDIFTEEVKFYQLGEEAMLKFREDEGFVKEEEDRALPNNEFKKQIWLLFEYPESSSAARGIAIVSVLVILISIVIFCLETLPEFRDNKELILSLGLGRGLFNETLHLNGGGNTIFNDPFFIVETVCIIWFSFEFTVRWFACPSKAVFIKNIMNIIDIVSILPYFITLGTELAQQQGSNGQQAMSFAILRIIRLVRVFRIFKLSRHSKGLQILGHTLRASMRELGLLIFFLFIGVILFSSAVYFAEADEPSTHFQSIPDAFWWAVVTMTTVGYGDMKPITVGGKIVGSLCAIAGVLTIALPVPVIVSNFNYFYHRETENEEQTQLTQNAVSCPYLPTNLLKKFRSSSSSSTEGKSEYLEMEEGVKESLCVKEKKCQDTGNDSETEKKNCVNSKSVETDV is encoded by the coding sequence ATGGAGGTTGCAATGGTGAGTGCAGATAGCTCTGGCTGCAACAGCCACATGCCCTATGGATATGCCGTCCAGGCTCGGGCTCGGGAGAGAGAACGACTGGCACACTCGAGGGCAGCGgcagctgcagctgtggcagcagcaacagcagcagtagAAGGTGGGGCCTCATTAGGAGGCGGACCCTATCACCACTACCACCAGGTAcagagtgggggggcttcctcttctcacaatggcaatgcaTCACACAGCAGTTTGCTCCAGCGTCAGAACAGCAGAAGGAGGAAGCGAGGGAGAAAGAGGAGCCACTATCTGGGTAGCAGGGATTGTGGGGCCTCCTTCCCCTGTTCTGAGCTGCTGCCTCTCAGTGGCTCTGAAGAGAAGATACTGAAGGACTTgagtgaggaggaagaagaggatgagggggaggatgaagaggatgaggaggaaggaaagttCTTCTACAGTGAtgaggatgaggtggatgagtTTTCGTATTTGGACCAGCCACCTGATGATTGTGGCGGTGGTGGCCCTGGGGGCTACAGCACTATACGCTACAGCGAGTATGAGTGCTGCGAACGGGTAGTAATCAACGTGTCAGGACTGCGGTTCGAGACTCAGCTGAAGACCTTGGCTCAGTTCCCTGACACACTGCTGGGTGATCCGGCGAAGCGGGGCAGGTACTTTGACCCACTCAGGAATGAGTACTTCTTTGATAGGAACCGGCCCAGCTTTGATGCCATCCTGTACTACTACCAGTCTGGGGGCCGTCTGAAGAGGCCAGTCAACGTGCCCTTTGATATCTTCACTGAGGAAGTGAAATTCTATCAGCTTGGGGAGGAGGCCATGCTCAAgttcagggaggatgaagggttCGTCAAAGAGGAAGAAGATAGGGCTTTGCCCAACAATGAGTTCAAGAAGCAGATCTGGCTGCTGTTTGAGTACCCAGAGAGTTCCAGTGCAGCCAGGGGCATTGCCATTGTCTCTGTCTTGGTCATCTTGATCTCCATCGTCATTTTCTGTCTGGAGACTTTGCCAGAATTCAGAGACAACAAGGAGCTCATATTGTCCCTAGGCTTGGGGAGGGGGCTTTTCAATGAGACTCTGCACCTGAATGGTGGGGGGAACACTATCTTCAATGACCCATTTTTCATTGTTGAGACAGTCTGCATCATCTGGTTCTCCTTTGAGTTTACAGTGAGATGGTTTGCCTGCCCCAGCAAAGCGGTCTTCATCAAGAACATCATGAACATCATAGACATTGTCTCCATCTTGCCTTACTTCATTACCCTGGGCACTGAGCTGGCCCAGCAGCAGGGCAGTAATGGTCAACAGGCCATGTCTTTTGCAATCCTGAGGATCATCCGTCTGGTCAGGGTGTTTCGCATCTTCAAGCTCTCCAGACACTCTAAGGGTTTGCAGATCCTAGGTCATACGCTCAGAGCCAGCATGAGGGAGCTGGGGCTCCTcatcttctttctttttattgGAGTCATTTTGTTTTCCAGTGCTGTTTACTTTGCAGAAGCTGATGAACCTTCCACTCATTTTCAAAGCATCCCAGATGCCTTTTGGTGGGCTGTAGTGACCATGACCACAGTTGGTTATGGTGACATGAAACCCATAACTGTGGGTGGGAAGATAGTCGGGTCCCTGTGTGCCATCGCAGGTGTGTTAACCATTGCTTTACCAGTGCCAGTGATTGTCTCCAATTTTAACTATTTCTATCACAGAGAGACTGAGAATGAAGAACAAACACAACTGACGCAAAATGCAGTCAGTTGTCCATACCTCCCAACAAATTTACTGAAGAAATTTAGAAGCTCATCATCTTCTTCCACAGAGGGTAAATCAGAGTATTTGGAGATGGAAGAAGGCGTTAAAGAGTCTCTTtgtgtaaaggaaaaaaaatgtcaggACACAGGGAATGACAGtgagacagaaaagaaaaactgtGTAAATTCAAAATCTGTGGAAACTGATGTGTAA